The DNA region GCTTCTAGTCGCCGCAATGCGGACATGATAAGGTCCTCGTGAGCCGGCTGCTCCTGTAACTATAGGGAGGGTAACGACCGTCTCCGGGCGGCGGAGCGCGAACATGAAAGCGACCTCGAATGAGCCGGGAATTTCGGGCGGCGTTTCGTAGTTTCGATCGAAGATGAGGAGCTTGTCGGTGCTGGCGTAGGATTCCGGGTGCTGCGGTTGGGAAAGCGGGACGTGGCGTTCGTGGAGAATGAGCGGGAGTTTCTGGCTGAATCGGGAGCCTACAATCTGGACAACGTGGCCGGCAGGGATGGGGCCGAGCGTGAGTTCAGACGAGAGAGCGGGAATGTTTTTGGTGCGCGGTTGTACGCGGCTGGCGCCCGAGATTCGCTGGCGATGGAAGTCGGAGATCGGGAGGCTGGCTGACGCGGAGACGGCGGGATTGGTGGCGAGAGTTGGGAGGGACGTGATTTCTTTGAAGAGAGGCAGGCTCCAGGCAGCATAGAGACCGAGGCAAAGCGCGACTAGTCCTCCGGCAAAAACGAGGGTGCGACGGGTGTTGCGGGTGAAATATTGATGAACGATCAGCACCGGGAGAACGATGAGCGCGACGATGAGTTCGAGGCGTTCCCGTGTATACTCGCCGGCGCGTGACGGAAGCTTCAGCCACTGGTCTATTAAAATGGCGTGGGCGGCGGTCAACGCGAGCGTGGTGATGAGGGCTGTCAGGATGAAGGAGCCGACGTTGCGGGTCAGCAGAGCGAAGCAAAACGCGGCGAAGGCGACGCCGGCCTGACGCCCGGCCATTGGAGGGAATTGCGTGGTGATGTCGGCAATGCGGTAGTGTTGCGCGAGCCACCAGCCGACTTGTACGGCAAATGGAATGACAAGCAGGGTGATCGTGAAGGTGATGAACTTGCTGGCGAGCAGGCGACGGCCGGAGATCGGCCGGGTGAGCCAGAAGGAGCGGTCGCCGATAACCGGATCTTGATGGACGAGCGCGGCGGCGATCAGAGCGGTGGCGAAAAGTGAGAGGCCGAGAAAAAGATTATCGATCAGCTCGGCGCGATTCCAGAGCTCGGCGAGACGGGTGCGCTCAGGATCGAATCCCGGCGCGTAAAAATTCGCGTAGCGGGCAAGCGTCGCGCCGACGAGGAGGGCGAGCCAGGGCCAGAGACGACGGAGGTCTTTTTTAACGATGTGCCAGAGGAGATGCATGGATGAAATTTTTAACCGCGAATAGACGCTGATGGACGCGAATAAGAAGAAGCGGCGGGGGTGAGCTTGCTGAGCGAAAGTAACGAAGTCAGGCGGCGGTGGCTGCGGGGCGGGAAGCGCGGGCGAGGACGACGAAGATTTCGCGGAGGGTCATCGGGTGGGCGGTGACTTGCGCATCCGGGAAGTGGGTACGGCAGGCGGACTCGGTGGCGGCGGGGTCGAAGCGGGTTTCGATGAAGCGGGCGAGGGTGCCGGTGCGCTCGAAGGCGAGCCAAGTCTGGGGGAATTCGTGGGACGCGGCGGAGATGCTGAGATCGCGTGTAGGGGAGGCGGAGGAAGGAAGCCGGCCAGAGGCCGGCGCTCCCGGGGGAGGAAGGCCGACGGGGACGTTGGCGCTCTCAGGGACGGAATGGAGGGTGAGTTCGATGCGGCGGAAGCGGGCCTGGAGGGACTCGGTGGGTTCGGAGAGTTTCAGGCGGCCGGCATCCAGGATGGCGACGTGGTCGGCGAGTTGCTCGATCTCGGCGATGTCGTGCGAGGAGATGAGGACGGTCCATTCGCCGGCGGCGGAGGTTTCAAGGACGCCGTGGATGAATTCGTCGCGGACGAGGGGATCGAGTCCGCTGAAGGGTTCGTCGAGGACGAGGAGTTTGGGGCGGTAGGCGAGCGAGGAGAGCAGCGAGGCTTTCATGAGCATACCGCGGGAGAGGTGCTTGAGTTTACGGTCGGGCGGGAGGGAAAACTTGTTGAGGAGTTTTTTCTCCAGATCGCGGTCCCACGTGGGGTAGAAGGGGCGGCAGTAGTCGAGGAGCTGGCGGACGGTCATCCAGAGGGGGAGCTGTTGGTTCTCGGAGACGTAGCCGATGCGGGCGCGGTCGCTTTCGCGGAGGCGGCGGGAGTCGGTGCCGAGGATGCGGGCCTCGCCGGAGGTGGGGGCGAGGAGGTTCATTAGGACTTTGATGGTGGTGGTCTTGCCGGCGCCGTTGGGGCCGAGGAGGGCGAAGATGGAGCCAGTGGGGATGGTGAGGGTGAGGTCGTGAACGGCTTCGGTGCGACCGTAGCGGCGGGAGAGGGAGTGGGTTTCGATGGCGTTCATAAGAGCAAGTGGGGTTTAACCGCGGAGGCGCGGAGGACGCGGAGTTTTTTGGGAAGAGAGCGGAGAGCGGTGCGGGTGTGGGTGAAAAGGGGGGGGGCGCGAATGGACGCGAATATCGGAGTGGGCGGATGTCGGAGGGAGATTTCGGATACGGAGTTTTTTAACTACTGATGGGCACTGAGGCGCACTGATGTCGGAAGGGGGGTGAAGGAAATCCGAAGGCCGAATGACGGAGGGGCGGAATTTTTGGACAGGATTTGGCGAGGAGCTGGCGGGCGGGAGAACGAGTACGAGTAAGAGAACGATTTTCGGGGGCGGGTTATTTGCCTTTGAACTTTTTCCAGTGGCGGGTGAGGGCGGATTGGACTTCGTCGAGGGGGAGGCCGAGTTTGCGGGCTTCGACGACGAGGCGTTCGATTTCGTCGTCGAGGAGCTCGGTTTTGGCTTCGCGCGAACCGGCAGAGGATTCGGCGACGGTGGTGCCGACGGCGGGCGTCGAGATCAGGACGCGTTCGGCGACGAGGGCGGCGGTGATCTTGTGCGCGGTGTTGGGGTTTATTTTCAGTTCCTGGCTGAGCGCGCGGACGGAGGGGAAGGCGTCGCCGGGGCGGAGTTGGCCGGCGACGACGGCTTTCTTCACCGCGAAGATGACCTGCTCGGTGATGGGCA from Nibricoccus aquaticus includes:
- a CDS encoding ABC transporter ATP-binding protein encodes the protein MNAIETHSLSRRYGRTEAVHDLTLTIPTGSIFALLGPNGAGKTTTIKVLMNLLAPTSGEARILGTDSRRLRESDRARIGYVSENQQLPLWMTVRQLLDYCRPFYPTWDRDLEKKLLNKFSLPPDRKLKHLSRGMLMKASLLSSLAYRPKLLVLDEPFSGLDPLVRDEFIHGVLETSAAGEWTVLISSHDIAEIEQLADHVAILDAGRLKLSEPTESLQARFRRIELTLHSVPESANVPVGLPPPGAPASGRLPSSASPTRDLSISAASHEFPQTWLAFERTGTLARFIETRFDPAATESACRTHFPDAQVTAHPMTLREIFVVLARASRPAATAA
- a CDS encoding GntR family transcriptional regulator; the encoded protein is MLPFSIELKPGLPITEQVIFAVKKAVVAGQLRPGDAFPSVRALSQELKINPNTAHKITAALVAERVLISTPAVGTTVAESSAGSREAKTELLDDEIERLVVEARKLGLPLDEVQSALTRHWKKFKGK